In Paraburkholderia flava, one genomic interval encodes:
- the iolB gene encoding 5-deoxy-glucuronate isomerase — MSLLVKAKREGQTIARVTPESAGWQHVGFSAHRVAPDGILQVLEATREVCLVVLSGTVDIETPQTRWTGLGSRTSVFDDAAPVAVYLPPKVRATLRARTAAEIGIASAPAKGQYPVRLIDPSQMKRSMRGKGQNTRYVCDILPQTEPAESLLVVEVRTPGGHASSYPPHKHDTDNVPVESSLEETYYHRLNPPQGFAFQRVYTDSRDIDESMAVEDHDVVMVPRGYHPVVVPYGYDSYYLNVMAGDRRVWHFKNDPAHEWIIERDSRA; from the coding sequence ATGAGCCTGCTCGTCAAGGCAAAGCGCGAAGGTCAGACGATCGCGCGCGTGACGCCGGAGTCGGCCGGCTGGCAGCACGTCGGCTTCTCCGCGCATCGTGTCGCGCCGGACGGCATCCTGCAGGTGCTCGAAGCGACGCGCGAGGTGTGTCTCGTCGTGCTGTCGGGCACGGTCGATATCGAAACGCCGCAGACGCGCTGGACCGGCCTCGGTTCGCGCACGAGCGTGTTCGACGATGCGGCGCCGGTCGCCGTGTATCTGCCGCCGAAGGTGCGCGCCACGTTGCGCGCGCGCACGGCTGCGGAGATCGGCATCGCGAGTGCACCGGCCAAGGGGCAGTATCCGGTGCGGCTGATCGACCCATCGCAGATGAAGCGCTCGATGCGCGGCAAAGGGCAGAATACGCGCTACGTATGCGATATCCTGCCGCAGACCGAGCCTGCTGAATCGCTGCTGGTCGTCGAAGTGCGCACGCCCGGCGGTCATGCGTCGAGCTATCCGCCGCACAAGCACGACACCGACAACGTGCCGGTCGAAAGCTCGCTCGAGGAAACGTACTATCACCGGCTGAACCCGCCGCAAGGCTTCGCGTTCCAGCGCGTGTACACCGATTCACGCGACATCGACGAATCGATGGCCGTCGAGGATCACGACGTCGTGATGGTGCCGCGCGGCTATCACCCGGTCGTCGTGCCGTATGGGTACGACTCGTACTATCTGAACGTGATGGCCGGTGATCGACGCGTATGGCACTTCAAGAACGATCCTGCGCATGAGTGGATCATCGAGCGCGACTCGCGTGCGTAG
- the iolE gene encoding myo-inosose-2 dehydratase gives MTPFEVRIGINPLSWMNDDLPSLGGETPLELALTEGREIGYQGFELGNKFPREPQALKALLAQYDLSLVSGWYSGRLAKRSVEEEIAAVGPHLELLAKNGATAMVYGEVADTIQGSPRPLYQRPRFFSEAQWDEYAARVDAFARYTLSHGVRLAYHHHMGAYVETPADVDRLMAKTSDAVGLLFDAGHITFAGGDPLDVLDRHIARVCHVHCKDVRPAVMKLARNRNWSFLEAVIAGAFTVPGDGAVDFPAIIAKLKRHGYRGWLVVEAEQDPVVAPSYAYAKKGYQTLRALVDAPLEPAASTKEAA, from the coding sequence ATGACTCCGTTCGAAGTACGCATCGGCATCAACCCGCTGTCGTGGATGAACGACGACCTGCCGTCGCTCGGCGGCGAAACACCGCTTGAACTCGCACTGACCGAAGGCCGCGAGATCGGCTACCAGGGGTTCGAACTCGGCAACAAGTTTCCGCGCGAACCGCAGGCGCTCAAAGCACTGCTCGCGCAATACGACCTGTCGCTCGTGTCGGGCTGGTACTCGGGCCGGCTCGCGAAACGCAGCGTCGAAGAAGAAATCGCCGCTGTCGGGCCGCATCTCGAACTGCTCGCTAAAAACGGCGCGACCGCGATGGTGTACGGCGAAGTCGCCGACACGATCCAGGGCTCGCCGCGTCCGCTGTATCAACGGCCGCGCTTTTTCAGCGAGGCTCAATGGGACGAATACGCGGCACGTGTCGATGCATTCGCGCGCTACACGCTGAGTCACGGCGTGCGGCTCGCGTATCACCATCACATGGGCGCGTATGTCGAGACGCCCGCCGATGTCGACCGTCTGATGGCGAAGACCAGCGACGCGGTCGGCCTGCTGTTCGACGCGGGACACATCACGTTCGCGGGCGGCGATCCGCTCGACGTGCTCGACCGTCACATCGCGCGCGTTTGCCACGTGCACTGCAAGGACGTGCGGCCTGCCGTGATGAAGCTCGCACGCAACCGCAACTGGAGTTTTCTTGAAGCGGTGATCGCGGGCGCGTTCACGGTGCCGGGCGACGGTGCGGTCGATTTCCCCGCGATCATCGCGAAGCTCAAGCGGCACGGCTATCGCGGCTGGCTCGTCGTCGAGGCGGAGCAGGACCCGGTGGTTGCGCCGTCGTATGCGTATGCGAAAAAGGGTTATCAGACGCTGCGTGCGCTCGTCGATGCGCCGCTTGAACCTGCGGCATCCACGAAGGAGGCAGCATGA
- the iolD gene encoding 3D-(3,5/4)-trihydroxycyclohexane-1,2-dione acylhydrolase (decyclizing), producing the protein MNQRILHHEAQNQPAPATGTIRLTAAQAVVRYLAAQRVATEDGSGTEPLFGGVFAIFGHGNVAGLGEALYQHRNELPTLRAHNEQAMAHSAIAYAKAHFRRRMMAVTTSIGPGATNLVTAAALAHVNRLPVLLLPGDIFVSRAPDPVLQQVEDFHDGGISANDALKPVSRYFDRIVHPAQLLNALPRAIRVLTDAALCGPVTLALPQDVQAAAWDFPASFFEPRVVRPHAPAPRIDELEAAVERLAQAKRPLIVAGGGVLYGHAADTLATFAAVHGVPVAETQAGKGALAWDHPLNAGALGVTGSPAANGLAHDADCVLAIGTRLQDFTTGSNTLFTQADVIGINANAFDGLKHRALAVEADARLALDALGERLRNWHADRTWTTRAQRAAEGWRNTVSSLTNTPQRETVLPYDADVIGAVQRSHPRSTTDDIVVCAAGTLPAELHKLWRAGRPGAYHVEYGYSCMGYEIAGGLGAKLARPEREVIVMVGDGSYLMMNSEIATSVMLGAKLIVVVLDNRGYGCINRLQQACGGAPFNNMFDDCVQGPAGAPAIDFAAHARALGANAEHVANVAELEAALQRARAADRTYVISIDTDAARTTDDGGWWWEVAVPEVSSREAVRDARAQYEAQLAARSHAAGDAVND; encoded by the coding sequence ATGAATCAGCGCATCTTGCATCACGAAGCTCAAAACCAGCCGGCGCCCGCGACCGGCACGATCCGTCTCACCGCGGCGCAGGCAGTCGTCCGCTACCTCGCCGCGCAGCGCGTCGCGACCGAAGACGGCAGCGGCACCGAGCCGCTGTTCGGCGGCGTGTTCGCGATCTTCGGGCACGGCAACGTCGCGGGTCTCGGCGAAGCGTTGTACCAGCATCGCAACGAACTGCCGACACTGCGCGCACATAACGAACAGGCGATGGCGCACAGCGCGATCGCGTATGCGAAGGCGCATTTTCGTCGCCGGATGATGGCGGTGACGACGTCGATCGGCCCGGGTGCGACGAACCTCGTCACGGCCGCTGCACTCGCGCACGTGAACCGTCTGCCAGTATTGCTGCTGCCCGGCGACATCTTCGTGTCGCGCGCACCCGATCCGGTGTTGCAGCAAGTCGAGGATTTCCACGACGGCGGCATCTCCGCAAACGATGCACTGAAACCCGTGTCGCGCTACTTCGACCGCATCGTGCATCCGGCGCAGTTGCTGAACGCGCTGCCGCGTGCGATCCGTGTGCTGACCGATGCCGCGCTGTGCGGCCCCGTCACGCTCGCGTTGCCGCAGGACGTGCAGGCCGCTGCGTGGGACTTCCCCGCTTCGTTCTTCGAGCCACGGGTCGTGCGTCCGCATGCGCCCGCGCCGCGCATCGACGAACTCGAAGCGGCTGTAGAACGGCTCGCGCAGGCAAAACGTCCGCTGATCGTCGCGGGCGGCGGTGTGCTGTACGGCCATGCCGCCGATACGCTCGCGACATTCGCGGCCGTGCACGGCGTGCCGGTCGCGGAAACGCAGGCGGGCAAAGGTGCGCTCGCGTGGGATCATCCGCTGAATGCAGGCGCGCTCGGCGTGACCGGTTCGCCGGCAGCAAACGGCCTCGCACACGACGCGGACTGCGTGCTCGCTATCGGCACGCGGCTGCAAGACTTCACGACCGGCTCGAACACGCTGTTCACACAGGCCGACGTGATCGGCATCAATGCGAATGCATTCGACGGCCTCAAGCATCGCGCGCTCGCGGTCGAAGCCGATGCACGTCTCGCACTCGATGCGCTCGGCGAACGCCTGCGCAACTGGCACGCGGACCGCACGTGGACCACGCGCGCGCAGAGGGCCGCCGAAGGCTGGCGCAACACCGTCAGCTCGCTGACGAACACGCCGCAGCGCGAAACGGTACTGCCCTACGACGCCGACGTGATCGGCGCGGTGCAGCGTTCGCACCCGCGCTCGACGACCGACGACATCGTCGTCTGCGCGGCCGGCACGCTGCCCGCCGAACTGCACAAGCTGTGGCGCGCGGGCCGGCCCGGCGCGTATCACGTCGAGTACGGCTATTCGTGCATGGGCTACGAGATCGCCGGCGGACTCGGCGCGAAACTCGCGCGGCCCGAGCGCGAAGTGATCGTGATGGTCGGCGACGGCAGCTATCTGATGATGAACAGCGAGATCGCGACGTCGGTGATGCTCGGTGCGAAGCTGATCGTCGTAGTGCTCGACAATCGCGGTTACGGTTGCATCAACCGGTTGCAACAGGCGTGCGGCGGCGCACCGTTCAACAACATGTTCGACGACTGCGTGCAGGGACCGGCGGGCGCACCGGCAATCGATTTCGCCGCGCATGCGCGCGCGCTTGGCGCGAACGCCGAACACGTCGCGAACGTCGCGGAACTCGAAGCCGCGCTGCAACGCGCGCGCGCCGCCGATCGCACCTACGTGATCAGCATCGATACCGACGCAGCCCGCACCACCGACGATGGCGGCTGGTGGTGGGAAGTCGCGGTGCCGGAAGTGTCATCGCGCGAAGCGGTCCGCGACGCGCGTGCGCAATACGAAGCCCAGCTCGCCGCGCGTTCGCACGCTGCCGGCGATGCCGTCAACGATTGA
- a CDS encoding bifunctional 5-dehydro-2-deoxygluconokinase/5-dehydro-2-deoxyphosphogluconate aldolase — protein MALTTSNQTGTSRFAAGRTRDVVCLGRLAVDLYAQQVGARLEDVSSFAKYLGGSSANIAFGCARLGLKSAMLARVGNDHMGRFLTDSLAREGCDTSHVAIDPDRLTALVLLGLKDRDTFPLVFYRENCADMAVDEADFDEAFIASSKALLITGTHFSTEQVNRTSRRALDYARRNQVRTVLDIDYRPVLWGLTGKADGETRFIANESVTAHLQRILPLIDLVIGTEEEFRIAGGKTDLIDALAMVRAVTPATLVVKRGPLGCQIVDGAVPASLDDLPIQGGVEVDVLNVLGAGDAFASGFLSGWLRDEPLEACARAANASGALVVSRHGCAPAMPTPTELAYFLREAKADPQRMRRPDLDATLARLHRVTPPRTPRDEVLGFAFDHRNQFFDLAQQTGADESRIARLKGLFVEAVAQTETALGLQGRVAVLIDDRYGQDALNAATGRGWWIGRPVELPGSVPLVFDHGRSIGTTLVNWPQEHIAKCLVQYHPDEPIEQRLEQEAQLRALYDAAQASGHELLLEVIPPKHLPQGPDIVYRALKRLYNIGIYPEWWKLEPMDAAQWKSIDALIAERDPYCRGVVLLGLSAAVDQLCDGFRAAAASATCRGFTVGRTIFHEASHAWLAGQIDDDEVIARVRKTFETLIDAWRDARNAAGVTNIATKRGAHQEQAA, from the coding sequence ATGGCTCTAACCACTTCCAATCAAACCGGCACGAGCCGCTTCGCGGCGGGCCGCACGCGCGACGTCGTGTGCCTCGGCCGTCTCGCGGTCGATCTCTACGCACAGCAGGTCGGCGCGCGGCTCGAAGACGTGTCCAGCTTCGCGAAATATCTCGGCGGTTCGTCGGCGAACATCGCGTTCGGCTGCGCGCGACTCGGGTTGAAATCCGCGATGCTCGCGCGCGTCGGCAACGACCACATGGGCCGTTTCCTCACCGACTCGCTCGCCCGCGAAGGCTGCGACACGAGCCACGTCGCGATCGACCCGGACCGCCTCACCGCGCTCGTGCTGCTCGGCCTGAAAGACCGCGACACGTTCCCGCTCGTGTTCTACCGTGAGAACTGCGCAGACATGGCCGTCGACGAAGCCGACTTCGACGAAGCATTCATCGCATCGTCGAAAGCGCTGCTGATTACCGGCACACACTTCTCGACCGAGCAGGTGAACCGCACGAGCCGCCGCGCACTCGACTACGCGCGCCGCAACCAGGTGCGAACGGTGCTCGACATCGATTACCGGCCGGTGCTGTGGGGCCTAACCGGCAAGGCCGATGGTGAAACCCGCTTCATCGCGAACGAAAGCGTCACTGCGCATCTGCAGCGCATCCTGCCGCTCATCGATCTGGTGATCGGCACCGAGGAAGAATTCCGCATCGCCGGCGGCAAGACCGATCTGATCGACGCGCTCGCGATGGTCCGCGCCGTGACGCCGGCCACGCTCGTCGTGAAGCGTGGTCCGCTCGGCTGCCAGATCGTCGACGGCGCGGTGCCCGCCTCGCTCGACGATCTGCCAATTCAGGGCGGCGTCGAAGTCGACGTGCTAAACGTGCTCGGCGCGGGCGATGCATTCGCGTCCGGCTTCCTGTCCGGCTGGCTGCGCGACGAACCGCTCGAAGCTTGTGCTCGCGCGGCGAATGCGAGCGGCGCACTCGTCGTGTCGCGTCACGGCTGCGCACCCGCGATGCCGACGCCCACCGAACTCGCGTACTTCCTGCGCGAAGCGAAAGCGGACCCGCAGCGGATGCGCCGCCCCGATCTCGACGCGACGCTCGCGCGGCTGCATCGCGTGACGCCGCCGCGCACGCCGCGCGACGAAGTGCTCGGCTTCGCATTCGATCACCGCAACCAGTTCTTCGATCTCGCGCAGCAGACCGGTGCCGACGAAAGCCGCATCGCGCGTCTGAAGGGGCTGTTCGTCGAAGCGGTCGCGCAGACCGAAACGGCGCTCGGGTTGCAAGGGCGTGTCGCGGTGCTGATCGACGACCGCTACGGTCAGGATGCACTGAACGCGGCGACGGGTCGCGGCTGGTGGATCGGTAGGCCAGTTGAACTGCCGGGCTCGGTGCCGCTCGTGTTCGATCACGGCCGCTCGATCGGCACGACGCTGGTCAACTGGCCGCAGGAACACATCGCGAAGTGTCTGGTGCAGTATCACCCCGACGAGCCGATCGAGCAGCGGCTCGAACAGGAAGCGCAGCTGCGCGCGCTGTACGACGCGGCGCAGGCAAGCGGCCACGAACTGCTGCTCGAAGTGATTCCGCCGAAGCATCTGCCGCAGGGGCCCGACATCGTCTATCGTGCGTTGAAGCGGCTGTACAACATCGGTATCTATCCGGAGTGGTGGAAGCTTGAACCGATGGACGCCGCGCAATGGAAAAGCATCGACGCGCTGATCGCCGAGCGCGATCCGTACTGTCGCGGTGTCGTGCTGCTCGGGCTGTCGGCTGCGGTCGACCAGCTGTGCGACGGCTTTCGCGCGGCGGCGGCATCGGCGACCTGTCGCGGTTTCACGGTCGGGCGTACGATCTTCCATGAAGCGAGCCATGCATGGCTCGCTGGACAGATCGACGACGACGAAGTGATCGCGCGCGTGCGCAAGACGTTCGAAACGCTGATCGACGCGTGGCGCGATGCGCGCAACGCGGCCGGCGTGACGAACATCGCGACGAAGCGCGGCGCTCATCAGGAGCAGGCGGCATGA
- a CDS encoding ATP-binding cassette domain-containing protein — protein sequence MSEPVKDTATSSGDTILALENVSKYFGKVIALSGVTLRLKRGEVHCLLGDNGAGKSTLIKTLAGVHQPSAGEYLVDGKPVHFESPKDALDLGIATVYQDLALVPLLSVARNFFMGREPQKKLFGFLNVMDLQTSAVTARDKLAEMGINVRDPHQPIGTMSGGEKQCLAIARAIHFGARVLILDEPTAALGVKQSFNVLKLIHTARAKGISVIFITHNVHHAYPIGDSFTLLNRGKSLGTYTKETISKDEVLDMMAGGAEMQKMIGELDGAVI from the coding sequence ATGTCCGAACCTGTCAAAGACACCGCAACTTCCAGTGGCGACACGATCCTCGCGCTCGAAAACGTCAGCAAGTATTTCGGCAAGGTGATCGCGCTGTCCGGCGTCACGCTGCGCCTGAAGCGCGGCGAAGTGCACTGCCTGCTCGGCGACAACGGCGCCGGCAAGTCGACGCTGATCAAGACGCTCGCGGGCGTGCATCAACCGTCCGCCGGCGAATATCTGGTGGACGGCAAGCCGGTTCATTTCGAATCGCCGAAAGACGCGCTCGATCTCGGCATCGCAACGGTCTATCAGGATCTTGCGCTGGTGCCGCTGCTGTCGGTCGCGCGCAACTTCTTCATGGGCCGCGAGCCACAGAAAAAACTGTTCGGCTTTCTGAACGTGATGGACCTGCAGACCAGTGCCGTCACCGCGCGCGACAAGCTCGCCGAAATGGGCATCAACGTGCGCGACCCGCATCAACCGATCGGCACGATGTCCGGCGGCGAGAAGCAATGTCTCGCGATCGCACGTGCGATCCATTTCGGCGCGCGCGTGCTGATTCTCGACGAACCCACCGCCGCGCTCGGCGTGAAGCAGAGCTTCAACGTGCTGAAACTGATCCACACCGCGCGCGCGAAAGGGATCTCCGTGATCTTCATCACGCACAACGTGCACCACGCGTATCCGATCGGCGATTCGTTCACGCTGCTCAATCGCGGCAAGTCGCTCGGCACGTACACAAAAGAAACCATCAGCAAGGACGAAGTGCTCGACATGATGGCCGGCGGCGCCGAGATGCAAAAGATGATCGGCGAACTCGACGGCGCGGTGATCTGA
- a CDS encoding ABC transporter permease, which produces MGVAGKHYPSHAGENSDEQSSSASASPAAPAATASAAADERIRKESWFGHLLNRPEFAAISGTVLVFIVFALGAGGSGMFNLDGVMNWSQVSAYLGILAIGACLLMIAGEFDLSIGSMIGFAGMMVAIPAVYFHWPLSLAILFAFAGSMLLGALNGYLVMRTRLPSFIVTLAFLFILRGLTLALSIMVADRTIISGVGDLAKQDWVANLLFHGVALHGLFAWLAHIGVGQMLDNGQPLVPGVPKVILWWFALAAVFAFVLAKTRYGNWILAVGGDANAAKNVGVPVRRVKISLFVLTAFCSCLFAVLQVCDIGSAAADRGLQKEFEAIIAAVIGGTLLTGGYGSVIGACFGALIFGVVQIGITYTNVSSDWFRVFLGVMLLIAVLFNHYVRRRVAQS; this is translated from the coding sequence ATGGGCGTTGCCGGCAAACACTACCCTTCGCATGCGGGTGAAAACTCGGACGAGCAGTCGTCGAGTGCATCCGCGTCGCCCGCCGCTCCGGCGGCCACCGCTTCGGCGGCCGCTGACGAACGCATCCGCAAGGAATCGTGGTTCGGCCATCTGCTGAATCGCCCGGAATTCGCGGCGATTTCCGGCACCGTGCTGGTGTTTATCGTGTTCGCGCTCGGCGCGGGCGGCTCCGGCATGTTCAATCTCGACGGCGTGATGAACTGGTCGCAGGTCTCCGCGTACCTCGGCATTCTCGCGATCGGTGCGTGTCTGCTGATGATCGCCGGCGAGTTCGATCTGTCGATCGGTTCGATGATCGGCTTCGCCGGCATGATGGTCGCGATCCCGGCGGTGTATTTCCACTGGCCGCTGTCGCTGGCCATCCTGTTCGCGTTCGCCGGCTCGATGCTGCTCGGTGCGCTGAACGGCTACCTGGTGATGCGTACGCGGTTGCCGTCGTTCATCGTCACTCTGGCCTTTCTGTTTATCCTGCGCGGTCTCACGCTCGCGCTGTCGATCATGGTCGCGGACCGCACGATCATCTCCGGTGTCGGCGATCTGGCGAAGCAGGACTGGGTAGCTAACCTTCTGTTTCATGGCGTTGCGCTGCATGGCCTGTTTGCGTGGCTCGCGCACATCGGCGTGGGGCAGATGCTCGACAACGGTCAACCGCTGGTGCCGGGCGTCCCCAAAGTCATCCTGTGGTGGTTCGCACTTGCAGCCGTCTTCGCATTCGTGCTCGCCAAAACCCGCTACGGCAACTGGATTCTGGCAGTGGGCGGCGATGCAAACGCCGCAAAGAACGTCGGCGTGCCGGTGCGCCGCGTAAAAATCTCACTGTTCGTGCTGACCGCGTTCTGCTCGTGCCTGTTCGCGGTGCTGCAGGTGTGCGACATCGGCTCGGCTGCTGCAGACCGTGGGCTGCAAAAAGAATTCGAAGCGATCATCGCTGCGGTGATCGGCGGCACGCTGTTGACCGGCGGCTACGGCTCGGTCATCGGTGCGTGTTTCGGCGCACTGATCTTCGGCGTCGTGCAGATCGGCATCACGTACACGAACGTGAGTTCCGACTGGTTCCGCGTGTTCCTCGGCGTGATGCTGCTGATCGCCGTGCTGTTCAACCACTACGTGCGCCGCCGCGTCGCGCAATCGTAA
- a CDS encoding sugar ABC transporter substrate-binding protein has protein sequence MRLCKGKASLRMLAAALALATGFGAASVAQAADAHFVLISHAPDSDSWWNTIKNAIKQADEDFNVQTDYRNPPNGDIADMARLVEQAAARNYDGVIVTIADFDVLKSSIGKVTEKKIPLVTINSGTEEQSAQLGAIMHVGQPEYVAGHAAGEKAKEAGVKSFLCVNHLATNTVSFDRCRGFADAIGVDYKTSTIDSGQDPTEIQSKVSAYLRNHPKTDAILTLGPVPAAATLKAVQQMGLAGKIYFCTFDFSDDIAKAIQAGTIQFAIDQQPYLQGYIPVAVLAIVKKEHTTDPAKIRALLQANPKFKARLEAYGLQPSYGPKNIRSGPGFITKANLDKVIKYAGQYR, from the coding sequence ATGAGACTTTGCAAAGGCAAGGCTTCGCTCAGGATGCTGGCGGCAGCGCTTGCGCTGGCGACCGGGTTCGGCGCGGCATCGGTGGCGCAGGCAGCGGATGCGCACTTCGTGCTGATCAGCCACGCGCCGGATTCCGATTCGTGGTGGAACACGATCAAGAACGCGATCAAGCAGGCCGACGAGGACTTCAACGTTCAGACCGATTACCGCAATCCGCCGAACGGTGACATCGCGGACATGGCACGCCTCGTCGAACAGGCTGCTGCGCGTAACTACGACGGCGTGATCGTCACGATCGCCGACTTCGACGTGCTGAAAAGCTCGATCGGCAAGGTGACCGAGAAGAAGATCCCGCTCGTCACGATCAACTCCGGCACCGAAGAACAGAGCGCGCAACTCGGCGCGATCATGCACGTCGGTCAGCCCGAATATGTCGCGGGCCATGCGGCCGGCGAGAAAGCGAAGGAAGCCGGCGTCAAGTCGTTCCTGTGCGTGAACCACCTCGCCACTAACACGGTGTCGTTCGATCGCTGCCGCGGTTTCGCCGATGCGATCGGCGTCGACTACAAGACCTCGACGATCGACTCAGGCCAGGATCCGACCGAAATCCAGTCGAAAGTCAGCGCCTACCTGCGCAACCATCCGAAAACCGACGCGATCCTGACGCTCGGTCCGGTGCCGGCCGCGGCGACGCTGAAGGCCGTCCAGCAGATGGGCCTCGCGGGCAAGATCTACTTCTGCACGTTCGACTTCTCCGACGACATCGCGAAGGCCATCCAGGCCGGCACGATCCAGTTCGCGATCGATCAGCAGCCGTACCTGCAAGGCTATATCCCGGTCGCCGTGCTCGCCATCGTGAAGAAGGAACACACGACCGACCCCGCCAAGATCCGCGCACTGCTGCAGGCGAATCCGAAGTTCAAGGCCCGCCTCGAAGCGTACGGTCTGCAACCGTCGTATGGACCGAAGAACATCCGTTCGGGTCCGGGCTTCATCACGAAGGCGAATCTCGACAAGGTCATCAAGTACGCGGGCCAATACCGCTAA
- a CDS encoding MurR/RpiR family transcriptional regulator, with product MADDSTEELPSVDELMQRIAENYESLPRQLKSVATYIEQHRSSVMVDRTSDIATSCGVHPSAVVRFAQRFGFSGFSDLQAVFRQAYTGQSASATSYQQRIRKLIDDKPGGRLSGGSVAREFVAACRGGLDELEAGLDDAQIDAAVKMLQHADNIYVIGVRRSFPVASYIVYALQHTPKRVHLVSGFGGMYREQIRSVKKGDVVIAISFAPYGKETQYCLRVAHHHQAKTLVISDSQLSPLARYATTQLYVKEGSAFAFRSLTSTICLCQALFIALAYKLELNVEESKDTGGYDD from the coding sequence ATGGCGGACGACAGCACTGAAGAGTTGCCGAGCGTCGACGAATTGATGCAGCGCATCGCCGAAAATTACGAATCGCTGCCGCGTCAGTTGAAGAGCGTCGCGACGTATATCGAGCAGCATCGCTCGAGCGTGATGGTCGATCGCACCAGCGATATCGCGACGAGCTGCGGCGTGCATCCGTCGGCGGTCGTGCGCTTCGCGCAGCGCTTCGGCTTCTCCGGTTTCTCCGATCTGCAGGCGGTGTTTCGCCAGGCGTACACCGGCCAGAGCGCCTCGGCGACCAGCTACCAGCAGCGCATCCGCAAACTGATCGACGACAAGCCGGGCGGCCGGTTGTCCGGCGGCTCGGTGGCGCGCGAATTCGTCGCGGCCTGCCGCGGCGGTCTCGACGAACTTGAAGCAGGGCTCGACGACGCGCAGATCGACGCCGCCGTGAAGATGCTGCAGCACGCCGACAACATCTACGTGATCGGCGTGCGGCGGTCGTTTCCGGTGGCGAGTTACATCGTCTACGCATTGCAGCACACGCCGAAGCGTGTGCATCTCGTATCCGGTTTCGGCGGTATGTATCGCGAACAGATCCGCAGCGTGAAGAAGGGCGATGTCGTGATCGCGATCAGCTTCGCGCCGTACGGCAAGGAAACGCAGTACTGCCTGCGCGTCGCGCATCACCACCAGGCGAAGACGCTCGTGATCAGCGACAGCCAGCTGTCGCCGCTCGCGCGCTATGCGACGACCCAGTTGTATGTGAAGGAGGGGAGCGCATTCGCATTCCGCTCGCTGACCAGCACCATCTGCCTGTGCCAGGCGCTGTTTATCGCGCTCGCGTACAAGCTCGAACTGAACGTAGAAGAATCGAAAGACACTGGAGGCTACGATGACTGA
- the iolG gene encoding inositol 2-dehydrogenase, with the protein MTDTTSTGKTIDVAVFGAGRIGRIHAANLARQPGVRLKYVVDVNREAAAALAAQHGAQVADIDGAMGDASVGATVICSSTDTHADLILQSAAQKKHVFCEKPVDLTLERARACADAVAKAGVVCMIGFQRRFDPTFSALKARIDAGEIGTPEMLVVTSRDPGAPPVDYIKHSGGIFKDMLIHDFDIFRWILDDEADTLHATGSCLTDPAIAAAGDIDSTAVTIRTKRGRLCQINTARRAAYGYDQRFEVLGSEGMLQAGNVRPTEVVAYSKTEVSSDVPEAFFLERYRAAYALEIAHFFEAVTHGKPVRTTVADGMKALELAEAATRSWREGRAVKLDEAVR; encoded by the coding sequence ATGACTGACACAACTTCAACCGGCAAGACGATCGACGTCGCCGTATTCGGCGCCGGCCGCATCGGCCGCATTCACGCGGCGAATCTCGCGCGACAGCCGGGCGTGCGACTCAAGTACGTGGTGGACGTGAACCGCGAAGCCGCTGCCGCGCTCGCCGCGCAACACGGCGCGCAGGTCGCGGACATCGACGGCGCGATGGGCGACGCGTCGGTCGGCGCGACGGTGATCTGTTCGAGCACCGACACGCACGCGGATCTGATCCTTCAATCGGCCGCGCAGAAGAAGCACGTGTTCTGCGAGAAGCCGGTCGACCTCACGCTTGAACGCGCGCGTGCCTGTGCGGATGCGGTCGCGAAAGCGGGCGTCGTGTGCATGATCGGCTTTCAACGACGCTTCGACCCGACGTTCTCCGCGCTAAAGGCGCGCATCGACGCGGGCGAGATCGGTACGCCGGAAATGCTCGTCGTGACGAGCCGCGATCCGGGTGCGCCGCCGGTCGACTACATCAAGCATTCGGGCGGCATTTTCAAGGACATGCTGATCCACGACTTCGATATTTTCCGCTGGATTCTCGACGACGAAGCCGACACGCTGCACGCAACCGGCAGCTGCCTGACCGATCCCGCGATCGCGGCGGCGGGCGACATCGATTCGACTGCAGTGACGATCCGCACGAAGCGTGGCCGCCTGTGCCAGATCAACACCGCACGCCGCGCCGCGTACGGTTACGACCAGCGTTTCGAAGTGCTCGGCAGCGAAGGGATGTTGCAGGCCGGTAACGTGCGACCGACCGAAGTGGTCGCGTATTCGAAGACCGAAGTATCGAGCGACGTGCCTGAGGCGTTTTTCCTCGAACGCTACCGCGCGGCGTATGCGCTTGAAATCGCGCATTTCTTCGAAGCAGTGACGCATGGCAAGCCGGTGCGCACGACCGTCGCCGACGGGATGAAGGCGCTTGAACTCGCGGAGGCCGCGACGCGGTCGTGGCGTGAAGGCCGCGCGGTGAAGCTCGATGAGGCTGTGCGATGA